The Hyphococcus flavus genome contains a region encoding:
- the serA gene encoding phosphoglycerate dehydrogenase, which produces MPMPKVLVSDALSETAVNIFKERGVDVDYEPSLGKDKDKLLSVIGDYDGLAVRSATKATAPIIEAAKNLKVIGRAGIGVDNIDIKSATAAGIVVMNTPYGNAITTAEHAIAMMFALVRNIPQANQSTHAGKWEKSAFMGAEVFGKTLGVIGCGNIGSIVANRGVGLKMRVIAFDPFLTEERAVELGVEKVDIGDLLKRADIVTLHTPLTDQTRNILGRDNLAVLKKGAFVVNCARGGLVDEAALKDALDEGRIAGAALDVYETEPATKHPLFGHPKVVATPHLGASTREAQENVAIQIAEQMADYLIRGAVSNSLNSPSVTAEEAPRLKPFVSLADKLGLFAGQLTQTGVKEIEISYEGEVSELNTKPLTAAAVAGVLKPMLSEVNVVNAPVLAKERGISIVETYRDDADSYDSVIRLRIVTEQQDRTVSGTIFGALPRIVEIKGVEMEAAFAPHMLYTTNEDKPGFIGALGQTLGAAGVNIATFNLGRSAPGEGAIALVAVDDPVSDDVLEKVRALPHVTQAAALSF; this is translated from the coding sequence ATCCCCATGCCTAAAGTTCTCGTTTCTGACGCGCTTAGCGAAACGGCTGTCAACATCTTCAAAGAGCGGGGTGTTGATGTCGATTATGAACCTTCACTCGGCAAGGACAAAGACAAACTCCTGTCGGTGATCGGCGATTATGACGGACTTGCCGTTCGTTCCGCTACCAAAGCAACCGCTCCTATAATTGAGGCGGCGAAAAACCTGAAAGTCATCGGCCGCGCTGGTATAGGCGTCGACAATATCGACATTAAATCAGCGACTGCTGCCGGTATTGTCGTCATGAACACGCCATATGGCAACGCCATTACGACAGCGGAACATGCAATCGCCATGATGTTCGCGCTTGTGCGGAATATTCCGCAAGCGAACCAGTCTACCCACGCAGGAAAATGGGAAAAATCAGCCTTCATGGGCGCGGAAGTTTTCGGCAAAACGTTAGGTGTCATCGGGTGCGGCAACATTGGTTCGATTGTGGCCAATCGCGGCGTCGGTCTGAAAATGCGCGTTATCGCTTTCGACCCCTTTTTGACGGAAGAACGTGCTGTGGAGCTTGGCGTTGAAAAGGTTGACATTGGCGATCTATTGAAACGCGCCGACATTGTGACGCTGCACACGCCGTTGACGGATCAGACACGCAACATTCTGGGCCGGGACAATCTTGCAGTTTTGAAAAAAGGCGCGTTTGTCGTCAACTGCGCACGCGGCGGGCTGGTTGACGAAGCAGCGCTAAAAGACGCGCTGGATGAAGGCCGGATTGCCGGCGCCGCGCTCGATGTTTATGAAACAGAACCGGCGACCAAGCATCCTTTATTCGGTCATCCGAAAGTCGTTGCGACGCCGCATCTTGGCGCGTCCACACGCGAAGCGCAGGAAAATGTTGCGATTCAAATCGCCGAACAGATGGCGGATTATTTAATCCGCGGCGCCGTCTCAAATTCGCTGAACTCGCCTTCAGTCACGGCGGAGGAAGCGCCGCGATTGAAGCCATTTGTTTCACTTGCTGACAAGCTTGGCCTTTTTGCCGGTCAGCTTACCCAAACGGGCGTCAAGGAAATTGAAATTTCTTATGAAGGCGAAGTATCTGAACTCAATACCAAGCCGCTGACCGCTGCCGCCGTAGCGGGTGTGTTGAAGCCTATGCTTTCAGAAGTGAACGTCGTTAACGCGCCAGTGCTGGCGAAAGAGCGCGGTATATCCATTGTTGAAACCTATCGTGACGACGCCGACAGTTATGACAGCGTCATCCGCTTGCGTATCGTGACGGAACAGCAGGACCGTACGGTCTCCGGCACCATTTTCGGGGCGCTGCCGCGCATAGTGGAAATCAAGGGCGTCGAAATGGAGGCGGCGTTCGCCCCACACATGCTTTATACGACTAATGAAGATAAGCCAGGCTTCATCGGCGCGCTCGGTCAGACGCTCGGCGCCGCCGGCGTCAATATCGCAACGTTCAATCTGGGCCGTTCCGCGCCCGGTGAGGGGGCGATTGCATTGGTCGCCGTCGATGATCCGGTGAGCGATGACGTGCTCGAAAAAGTGCGCGCGCTGCCGCATGTGACGCAGGCGGCGGCGCTCAGCTTTTAA
- a CDS encoding phosphoserine transaminase yields MTQKPGALPARPTFSSGPCAKRPGWSPENLNLSPLGRSHRSSIGKARLKEAIDRTRALLGVPDDYRIGIVPASDTGAVEMAMWSMLGARPVDMLAWESFGQGWVTDAVKQLELEARVLEAPYGEIADLGAVNPEHDVVFTWNGTTSGVRVPNADWVAADREGITICDATSAIFAQPLDWLKLDVVTYSWQKVLGGEGAHGVLILSPRAVERLETYAPPRPLPKLFRLTKGGKLNESIFEGATINTPSMLCVEDYIDALTWADSLGGLEALHGRADSNAAMLGAWVENTDWVDFLCAEPSIRSNTSVCLKIVDPDVLRLDEAGQRTFVKSMEKCLAAEGAAFDIGSYRDAPPGLRIWCGATVETSDIEMLGPWLDWAFAEAKVEI; encoded by the coding sequence ATGACACAGAAACCAGGGGCGCTTCCGGCGCGCCCGACATTTTCATCTGGGCCGTGCGCAAAGCGACCCGGATGGTCTCCGGAAAATTTGAATCTATCGCCGCTTGGGCGATCGCACCGTTCTTCGATCGGCAAGGCGCGTTTGAAAGAAGCGATTGACCGTACGCGCGCTTTGCTTGGTGTGCCAGACGATTATCGCATCGGCATCGTGCCGGCGTCGGATACCGGCGCTGTCGAAATGGCCATGTGGTCGATGCTTGGCGCGCGGCCAGTGGACATGCTTGCCTGGGAAAGTTTTGGGCAAGGCTGGGTGACGGACGCTGTCAAACAGCTTGAGCTGGAAGCGCGGGTTCTTGAGGCGCCCTATGGCGAAATCGCTGACCTCGGCGCCGTCAACCCTGAACATGATGTGGTCTTTACCTGGAACGGCACCACCTCGGGCGTGCGCGTGCCGAACGCCGACTGGGTTGCAGCCGATCGTGAGGGCATCACCATCTGTGATGCGACATCGGCAATCTTCGCTCAACCGCTCGATTGGCTGAAGCTCGATGTGGTGACTTATTCCTGGCAAAAAGTTTTAGGTGGTGAGGGCGCTCATGGCGTGCTGATCCTCAGTCCGCGGGCTGTAGAGCGGCTCGAAACTTACGCGCCGCCGCGCCCCTTGCCAAAACTTTTCCGGCTCACGAAAGGCGGAAAGCTGAACGAAAGCATTTTCGAAGGCGCGACAATCAATACGCCATCCATGTTATGTGTCGAAGATTACATCGATGCGCTGACATGGGCTGATAGCCTAGGCGGGCTTGAGGCGTTGCATGGACGTGCTGACTCCAACGCCGCAATGCTTGGGGCGTGGGTTGAAAACACAGACTGGGTTGATTTCCTCTGTGCAGAACCGTCAATCCGGTCGAATACGTCAGTATGCCTCAAGATTGTTGATCCGGATGTTTTGCGCCTCGACGAGGCAGGGCAGCGGACGTTTGTGAAGTCCATGGAAAAATGTCTTGCCGCTGAAGGAGCCGCGTTCGACATAGGCAGCTATCGCGATGCGCCGCCGGGGCTTCGCATCTGGTGCGGCGCCACTGTCGAAACTTCGGACATAGAGATGCTTGGGCCATGGCTCGACTGGGCATTCGCCGAGGCAAAAGTCGAAATCTAA